A single window of Malus sylvestris chromosome 5, drMalSylv7.2, whole genome shotgun sequence DNA harbors:
- the LOC126622582 gene encoding receptor kinase-like protein Xa21: MAWKSSGEHYCSAKIWNSVDKNSAYSTKSNINDNVEIFFSFRSEIGSLFLGENNFQGSIPNELGHIIGLEEFVVEENNLSGMIPSTIYNISSISTFSVAKNQLHGELPPNLGTMVPNLVQLYYSGNKFRGSIPISLSNASRLQTLELSQNGFYGTISVWSFWVLTLNNFGGEIPGSIVNLINLDWGGGDFIHGNLPNRIGNLINLTTQAFDHNYLGGSVPLEIGKLEKLEQLYLDVNQFSGSIPSSLGSMTLVLNLHMGLNGFESNIPPSLGNYRNILEFNLSSNNLMGTIPKMLMELSTLSISLDLSDNYLTGLLPFESNLGSCTSLEHLYLQGNKFEGTIPQSLKDLKGLEILDISSNNLSRQIPEFIGKLGALKYPNLLYNDFEGELPKEGIFANAGGVFVLGNHGLCGGIPQFYLPPGPPKKFHSSRGPLSPKVVIPTACTLAIVIALSCFFVACSMLKKSRDGLITLRSYMDWKLGVSYSQLVESTNRFSMNNLIGSGSFGSVYKGVIPSDGRIVAVKVFNLQQHGASKSFIDESKALRSIRHHNLLQIITACSSIDN, encoded by the exons TCTTTTTCTTGGTGAGAACAATTTTCAAGGAAGCATACCCAATGAGTTGGGCCATATAATAGGCTTAGAGGAGTTCGTAGTTGAGGAGAATAATCTATCTGGTATGATCCCTTCCACAATCTATAATATTTCTTCCATATCCACTTTTAGTGTTGCTAAAAACCAGTTGCATGGAGAGCTACCACCAAATCTTGGCACTATGGTTCCTAATCTCGTACAACTTTACTACAGTGGGAACAAATTCAGAGGAAGTATTCCTATATCATTGTCAAATGCTTCTAGACTTCAGACGCTTGAACTTTCTCAAAATGGTTTCTATGGGACAATCTCTG TTTGGAGTTTTTGGGTCTTGACTCTTAATAATTTTGGAGGAGAAATCCCGGGATCCATAGTCAACTTAATTAACTTAgactggggggggggggattttATACATGGAAACCTCCCTAACAGAATTGGAAACCTTATAAACTTGACcactcaagcatttgatcataACTATTTGGGCGGTAGTGTCCCTCTTGAAATTGGGAAGCTAGAGAAGTTAGAGCAACTGTATTTGGATGTTAACCAATTTTCTGGGTCAATCCCGTCTTCCCTTGGTAGTATGACTTTAGTGTTAAACCTCCACATGGGGTTAAACGGGTTTGAGAGCAATATACCTCCAAGTCTTGGAAACTACCGAAACATTTTAGAATTTAACCTTTCAAGTAACAACCTTATGGGCACCATACCTAAAATGCTTATGGAGCTTTCAACCCTTTCAATTTCTTTAGACCTGTCTGACAATTATTTGACTGGTCTGCTGCCCTTTGAG AGCAACCTTGGTAGTTGTACTAGTTTGGAGCACTTGTATTTGCAAGGTAATAAGTTTGAAGGAACAATTCCTCAATCTCTTAAAGATTTAAAAGGCTTGGAAATACTTGATATTTCAAGCAACAACTTGTCTAGGCAGATTCCTGAATTCATAGGCAAGCTTGGTGCTCTCAAGTATCCCAATCTTTTGTATAATGATTTTGAGGGTGAGTTGCCTAAAGAAGGTATTTTTGCAAATGCTGGTGGTGTGTTTGTTCTTGGAAATCATGGGCTGTGTGGTGGCATCCCACAATTTTATCTACCTCCAGGCCCCCCTAAAAAGTTCCATTCATCTCGAGGACCGCTTTCTCCCAAAGTAGTCATTCCTACAGCTTGTACACTTGCAATCGTAATTGCTCTATCATGCTTCTTTGTTGCTTGTTCAATGCTGAAAAAGTCAAGAGATGGACTTATAACTTTGCGTTCTTATATGGATTGGAAATTAGGTGTCTCCTACTCACAACTCGTTGAATCAACTAACAGGTTCTCTATGAATAATCTTATTGGTTCGGGAAGTTTTGGTTCTGTTTATAAAGGGGTAATTCCTAGTGATGGAAGGATAGTTGCTGTTAAGGTATTTAACCTTCAACAACATGGAGCTTCCAAGAGTTTCATTGATGAATCCAAAGCTTTAAGAAGTATAAGGCACCATAATCTTCTCCAGATCATAACTGCATGCTCGAGCATTGATAATTAG